One Phoenix dactylifera cultivar Barhee BC4 chromosome 14, palm_55x_up_171113_PBpolish2nd_filt_p, whole genome shotgun sequence DNA window includes the following coding sequences:
- the LOC103704792 gene encoding probable carboxylesterase 18, with protein sequence MTEKCPAAELRPRHHHAVSPPLPWKTRFFISVLSAVTDVSRRSDGTVNRRLLSFLEPRSPASSQPVAGVRTADITVDSSRNLWFRLFVPAAAAAAGRIPLIVFFHGGGFAFLSPDGRAYDVVCRRICRKVNAVIASVNYRLSPEHRCPAPYEDGEDVLRFLDGGGLARSDPAAAGLVDLSSCFLAGDSAGGNIAHHVARRWAAGGEWKTLRLGGLVAIQPFFGGEERTEAEIRLKGAPLVSTRRTDWLWRAFLPEGADRDHEVVNVFGPRAAALEERYPAAMVVVGGFDPLQDWQRRYYEGLRARGKEARLVEYPDAIHAFYVFPELKESGNLIAKIADFVEEHRNKEKD encoded by the coding sequence ATGACGGAAAAGtgcccggcagcggagctccgtCCCCGCCACCATCACGCCGTCTCCCCGCCGCTCCCCTGGAAGACGCGCTTCTTCATCTCCGTCCTCTCCGCCGTCACCGACGTTTCACGGCGCTCCGACGGCACCGTCAACCGCCGCCTTCTCTCCTTCCTCGAGCCCCGCTCCCCCGCCTCCTCCCAGCCCGTCGCTGGCGTCCGCACCGCCGACATCACCGTCGACTCCTCCCGTAACCTCTGGTTTCGTCTCTTCgtccccgccgccgccgccgccgccggccggatCCCGCTGATCGTCTTCTTCCACGGCGGCGGTTTCGCGTTCCTATCCCCGGATGGGCGCGCCTACGACGTGGTGTGCCGGCGGATCTGCCGGAAGGTTAACGCCGTGATCGCGTCCGTGAACTACCGTCTCTCGCCGGAGCACCGGTGCCCGGCGCCGTACGAAGACGGTGAGGACGTGCTCCGGTTCTTGGACGGCGGGGGCCTGGCGAGATCCGACCCCGCCGCCGCCGGTCTGGTGGATCTCTCCAGCTgcttcctcgccggcgacagcgCCGGCGGCAACATCGCCCACCACGTCGCCCGCCGGTGGGCCGCCGGCGGCGAGTGGAAGACGCTCCGACTAGGGGGGCTGGTAGCGATCCAACCGTTCTTCGGTGGGGAAGAGAGGACGGAAGCGGAGATCCGGCTGAAGGGTGCGCCACTGGTGTCGACGAGAAGGACGGACTGGCTGTGGAGGGCGTTCTTGCCGGAGGGGGCGGACCGGGACCATGAGGTGGTGAATGTTTTCGGGCCGCGGGCGGCGGCGTTGGAGGAGCGGTACCCGGCGGCGATGGTGGTCGTGGGGGGGTTCGATCCACTCCAGGATTGGCAAAGGAGGTACTACGAGGGATTGAGGGCGAGGGGGAAGGAGGCGAGGCTGGTGGAGTACCCGGACGCGATCCACGCCTTCTACGTGTTCCCGGAGTTGAAGGAGTCGGGGAACCTCATTGCCAAGATTGCGGATTTCGTGGAGGAGCATCGGAATAAGGAGAAGGATTGA
- the LOC103704791 gene encoding eukaryotic translation initiation factor 2D-like: MFKKPVEAKSLQRLSGTDKKKLRRITKERFPQASDADIDAILPPKAEITVAKYPNRVHVYGVEGGFPTLFDIDGRGTEIFPTVYTLWKVPELLPAFLLKGGEVSRYVIGGADLMFPGISVPPEGLPPFLAGQPWAVKVPGNPAPIAVGTTTMSSAEAFKAGLRGKALRITHCYHDSLWESVEGHFVPNAGFLEDIVVEDPALSLVSQYSDTSGDASSSLHDGEAVEKGEPDSDTHTERHVNTSQDVDVSNETSEEVVAADMSGLRVSHNAPAEEPNNEKEPQTLSSEVDILLDTCLLQALHTSVKDKDLPMPGSTLWSNHILPCRPPGITLDIKKSSHKKLSKWLQSKSSAGLISAKEDKYKKEVMLLAINRAHADYMSFKPEKRVVETADQRHDCAVGEGRQAKQQLELAEIYKPATHVNPIFTSLGFDTGKYYSASEASDVVFSYVEKENLVKQTDKAMVVLDAALCDALFKGTIKKGSTYPTEIHKKDLGATFLNRMQVHHRVSRGNEVAVRKGAIRPIQIMTERRQGNKKVTRVSGLESFLMDADSLASELQRKFACSTSVAELPGKKGQHEVLVQGGVMDDLAKHLVDQYGIPKRYIEVLDKTRK; encoded by the exons ATGTTTAAAAAGCCAGTTGAGGCAAAATCATTGCAACGCTTGTCAGGAACAGACAAGAAGAAGCTTAGGAGAATTACAAAGGAAAGGTTCCCACAAGCCTCAGATGCTGACATCGATGCTATTCTTCCTCCCAAG GCTGAGATAACAGTAGCTAAGTACCCAAATCGCGTGCATGTGTATGGTGTAGAAGGAGGCTTCCCAACGCTTTTTGATATTGATGGGCGAGGCACGGAGATATTTCCCACAG TTTATACGCTCTGGAAGGTTCCTGAACTATTACCTGCATTTCTGCTTAAGGGGGGTGAGGTATCTCGCTATGTCATTGGAGGTGCTGATTTGATGTTCCCTGGTATTAGCGTACCTCCAGAAGGGCTGCCTCCATTCCTAGCTGGGCAGCCATGGGCAGTGAAAGTTCCAGGCAATCCAGCACCAATTGCA GTTGGAACCACCACTATGAGTAGTGCGGAAGCCTTCAAAGCTGGTTTGCGTGGCAAGGCTTTGCGAATAACGCATTGTTATCATGATTCGCTGTG GGAATCAGTTGAAGGTCATTTCGTTCCAAATGCAGGATTTTTGGAAGACATTGTCGTCGAAGATCCTGCATTATCTTTGGTTTCTCAGTATTCTGACACTTCTGGAGATGCTTCAAGCAGTCTACATGATGGTGAAGCTGTAGAAAAAGGAGAACCAGATTCAGATACCCATACTGAAAGACATGTCAATACTTCACAAGATGTTGATGTTAGCAATGAAACCTCCGAAGAAGTGGTTGCTGCTGATATGAGTGGGTTAAGGGTGTCGCACAATGCACCTGCTGAAGAGCCAAACAATGAGAAGGAACCACAGACTCTATCCAGCGAAGTAGATATTCTTTTGGACACATGCCTTCTGCAAGCATTGCACACAAGTGTAAAAGATAAGGACCTTCCTATGCCTGGTAGCACATTATG GTCAAATCATATACTGCCCTGCAGGCCTCCAGGCATCACTCTGGACATCAAAAAATCATCTCATAAAAAACTCTCGAAGTGGCTACAATCTAAATCTTCTGCTGGGCTG ATATCAGCAAAGGAGGATAAATATAAGAAAGAGGTCATGTTACTTGCTATCAACCGTGCTCATGCAGACTATATGTCCTTCAAACCAGAGAAGCGAGTAGTAGAGACTGCTGATCAGAGGCATGATTGTGCAGTAGGTGAAGGTCGGCAGGCTAAACAGCAACTTGAGTTAGCTGAGATTTATAAGCCTGCCACACATGTCAATCCCATATTCACATCACTTGGTTTTGATACCGGGAAATATTACAGTGCGTCAGAGGCATCTGATGTCGTCTTCAG TTAcgtagagaaagaaaatttggttAAGCAAACAGATAAGGCAATGGTAGTCCTGGATGCTGCGCTATGTGATGCTCTCTTCAAAGGTACCATCAAGAAGGGCTCAACTTACCCTACAGAGATCCATAAGAAAGATTTAGGAGCTACATTTCTAAACCGCATGCAAGTCCACCACAGGGTGTCAAGAGGAAATGAGGTTGCTGTACGCAAGGGGGCAATTAGACCCATTCAGATTATGACCGAACGACGGCAGGGAAACAAGaaggtgacaagagtctctggGCTGGAGTCTTTCTTAATGGATGCGGACTCATTAGCATCCGAGCTTCAAAGAAAATTTGCTTGCAGTACATCAGTGGCAGAGCTTCCAG GTAAGAAAGGGCAACATGAGGTGCTGGTTCAAGGTGGGGTGATGGATGACCTTGCAAAACATCTTGTTGACCAGTATGGCATACCAAAGAGGTACATTGAGGTTCTCGACAAAACCAGGAAATGA